A window from Kovacikia minuta CCNUW1 encodes these proteins:
- a CDS encoding DsbA family protein — protein MGLDVSRFSHELAEHAHVAKIREDLLSGIQSGVNGTPTFFINGMRHDGSYDLRSLLAAIETAAES, from the coding sequence ATCGGTCTTGATGTGTCTCGGTTTAGTCACGAACTCGCTGAGCACGCCCACGTAGCCAAGATACGCGAAGACTTACTCAGCGGAATTCAGAGCGGGGTCAACGGCACGCCGACGTTTTTCATCAACGGTATGCGCCACGATGGCTCTTACGACCTCCGCTCATTGTTAGCTGCGATTGAAACCGCAGCCGAATCCTGA